The Puntigrus tetrazona isolate hp1 chromosome 4, ASM1883169v1, whole genome shotgun sequence genome includes a window with the following:
- the LOC122342381 gene encoding LOW QUALITY PROTEIN: ribonuclease P protein subunit p25-like protein (The sequence of the model RefSeq protein was modified relative to this genomic sequence to represent the inferred CDS: inserted 1 base in 1 codon), with protein GQTAARSSPLATGFKKVCRIEEDGSCPFPGLXGGVLEMRVKEGSKIRNLMGFAMARMQSDAPSAGLRQVVFAGSGRAVTKTITCAEIMKRKLGGLHQMTKLRYKGLREVWESQEGGDSEVTVHRTLPSISILLSKDPLDPLEPGYQPPENGLWDERNGGEASQAAEKRSVDSPETPSKPQAKRICL; from the exons GGTCAGACCGCGGCGCGCTCGTCGCCTCTCGCCACCGGCTTTAAGAAAGTGTGTCGGATCGAGGAGGACGGCTCGTGTCCGTTCCCGGGCC CCGGCGGTGTGCTGGAGATGAGGGTGAAGGAGGGCAGCAAGATTCGCAATCTGATGGGTTTCGCCATGGCGCGCATGCAGAGCGACGCCCCGAGCGCCGGGCTGAGGCAGGTCGTGTTCGCCGGCTCCGGCCGCGCCGTCACCAAGACCATCACGTGCGCCGAGATCATGAAGAGGAAGCTCGGGGGCCTCCACCAGATGACCAAGCTGCGGTACAAGGGTCTGAGAGAGGTCTGGGAGAGCCAGGAGGGAGGCGACTCGGAGGTGACCGTCCACCGGACGCTCCCGTCCATCAGCATCCTGCTCTCCAAAGACCCGCTGGACCCGCTGGAGCCGGGCTACCAGCCTCCGGAGAACGGCTTGTGGGACGAGAGGAACGGAGGGGAGGCTTCGCAGGCGGCCGAGAAACGATCTGTGGACTCGCCTGAGACTCCCAGCAAGCCCCAGGCCAAGAGAATCTGTCTCTGA